Part of the Ammoniphilus sp. CFH 90114 genome, TTTTCGCTTGTCTATCGTACAGATTGCCAAAGGGGAAGAGTATCTAAAAATCGCCACAGAAAAATCCATTCAGACCATCCCAATTGCCGCTCCCCGAGGAAAAATTCTCGATAAGAACGGTGAAATCCTTGTAGACAACAAGGTTTCCTACACGGCCGTGTTTCGGGAAGAAGACTGGATGACGAAGGATTACATTCTCTATTTAGCGAATCAGGTTTCCCCTGTCTTGCAATTGCCTGTAGACGAAGTCTTGAAAAAGATGGATACGGGATATAATGCAGAGGGAGAACGTGTCATAAGAAAAGACCCAAAATTCCTTGAAAAAGACCTTAAATTTGACTTGAAGGATTACGAAATCTCCATTCTTTCTGAACAACGGACCGTTCTAAAAGGGATTGATGTCGTCGTCAAGCCCGTCCGTTTCTATCGAGAAGGCGAGAATCGCATTGCCGTTCAGACCATTGGTTTCGTTCGTCCCTATGCTGTGGCGGAAACGGCTAGAGCTACTGAAAACTACTATAAACAGAGAAAAGAAACTTATCTCCCGAATCAGTATGTTGGTATGGACGGTGTTGAATTTAGTTACGAGGACATTCTAGCTGGACAGAATGGGGCAAAGAAACTGCTCGTCAATGCTCGCGGCACTCTCTTAGAAGAGGTTTCCGTTACCAAGCCAACACCAGGAAACAACCTATATTTGACCTTTGATGAACGAGTACAGAAGGAAGCTCAACAGTTCGTGGCTAATTATATCAAAGAATTACGACAAAGACCCAATGCTCATACGGATACAAGACAAGTAAAAAATGCCTATGCTGTAGCCATTGAAACGGAAACAGGAAAAATTGCAGCCATCGTCAGTCATCCGGATTACGATCCGAATGTCTGGATTCGTGGAGTCGATCAGGAGGTGTATAACGATATTCAATTCTCTATCAATAATGGAACGATTCGTTCTGCTCCTTACGATGCCAGACCTAAACCATTAAAGGAATCTGAACGTCATCCAAGCTCCATGGTTCCCATGGGGTCAACCGTGAAGCCTTTGACCGTTCTAATGGGGCTAAATGAAAAAATTATTTCTCCTTATGATCGCTGGCGAGATCCTGTTGTGTACCGTTATGGTCGAGGAACAGACTCCATCACGAACGCTAACAGGCGTGACCTTGGATGGCTCACCCCGCAGATCTCTCTCCAGAAGTCATCGAACACCTACATGGCAAGGATTGCGGAGAACTTAGTTAGCAAGGGCAACTCAGTACAGACCTTCCAACGTTACCACCACCACTTTGGAATGGGGATTCAAACAGGAGTTAAATTACCCTTCGAGAGTAAAGGGCTAGAAGACTATGTGGATACAAGTAAACGAATTAGTGCTCTAGCGGGACTTGTTCAAGCCTCCTTCGGGCAACAAGAACGATATACCACCATGCAAATGGCGCAATATACGGCTACACTCGCAAATAAAGGGAAGCGGCTTCGACCACAGATTGTAGACCGAATTGAGAGTAAAGACGAAATCAAAGTAGTTGAGCCTGAGGTACTCAGTGAAATCGAAATTCCAGACTTGTACTGGAAAGTCGTCATTGACGGTATGAAAATGGTAACCCGACCGGGTGGTACAGCGGTAGTACCTTTCCAAGGATTCCCCTATTCAGTGGCCTCGAAGACGGGGACATCAGAGCAAGACATGTATGTAGAATACGAAGATGGTAAATGGAAAAAGGATCGACGAGTAGAGAATGCAACTTTCATTGCCTTCGCCCCAGCGGAGAAACCAAAGCTGGCCATCGCTGTTGTGGTACCCGAAGGTGGGAGAGGAACAAATTCTGCATCCTATATTGCCCGCGGGCTGTTTGATATTTATGATAAGTATATAGGATTAGGCGACCAACCAAGGATGCCTCCAGGTCCTGTAGAGATTGAACCCACTACACCAGCCCAATAATTGCTTGGGGAGAGATCTCACTGTCAGGGAAAACTAATTGCAACTTTTATTTCAGGAAGGACGTCGACACTCATGGCAAAGCACGAAATTTTTAAACAAGATAAGTGGAATATGATTGTAGCCGAAACGAAAGGAACCAAGATCGAGGTAAGAGAAATTACTACGGAATGGGGAGAAGATAAACATATCTTCCACAGTCGCCCTGAATTAATGAATTGGGTGGAGCATCACTTTACACCAGACCGTTTTGAAGGACGCGAGGAAGAGTACGAGGAAATCATCGAAAACTTTAAGAAGATCTAATAGGGATGGCGGCGGTAGGCGCCATCTCATAAGCGGAGAAATTCCGGCTATTTTCCCTAATGCATCAAAAAAGGCGAAAATAACCGGAGTTTTTTCCGTTATTTGGTCAAAAATAGGTATTCTGTTCGGATTTATTATTCATAAGAGAAAATATTCCCGTTATTCTAAGCTGGAACAAATCATTTTCGAACATAAAGGAAATTTCTCCGGTTAATTTAAGCCAAGAAAATCGACAACCTCCGATTTCCTTGGCCTATCTTCTTATAAAGCATCGATAAATTCTTCCAGCGTTTGTGTGTCCGTATGATCCGATTCATTTTCATCGCTTAGGTTTGGTTCATTCTCCAATGGCTCATCAAAAGGCCTTTCTAAAATGGGATTTGTTTTTAAATCTGATTCAGGAATTGCCTTTGGGGTAGGCATGACTTTGGGTTTTAACTTCTTCATTTTCTTTTCTATGGTCACTTTCGGATTCATTCTAATGCTTTTTGGTTCTAGTAGGCGTTGTTGCACTTTTGATCTATTTATTCTAGGTCGTTCTATCTTCATAGGTTCTATTTTCGGTTTAACAACTTTAGGTTTTTCTAATTTTGGTTTTTCTAATTTTGGTTTTTCTATTTTTGGTTTTTCAAGTTTTGGTCTCTCTACTTTGGCTTTTTTAAATTTTGGCCCCTCTATCTCTATTTTTGCCTTTTCTAATTTTTGCTTTACTATTTTTTTTACAGGGCTCTGGATTGTGACTTTCTGTGTTGGAGATGGCATCTTTCTTATAGAATCCTTCTTAACCATAATCTTTGTCGATAATTTTTGAGGGGCTGGGATAGTTTTTTTGCTATGAGGTGACATAGTTGCCCCTACTCTATCTTTCGCTACCGGAACCTTGTTACCAAACTTCTTCTTCAGAGGGGAAGACTGCAAATCTACTTGGGTTGTAACCATATGAAATGAGTCGTTGAACGAAGACATGTACTCGAGTGTTAATTCTTTTTGCTTTGGAGTAGTATGAGGTAGAAACAGAGCTACTCTCATACGAAGGCTACTGAGATCGTGAATAATCTTGGATATCCTGCCCTTGATGGATAATCGATAAACTTGTTGTCGCTTTACTCTACGTTTCCGAACTAAAACCGCTCTATTGAGCAATATCCCTTTCGACCCAACTTTCGCATGGACAAATGGACCTGCTGCAGGATCACCTGACTTCTGCCTCATCCAATCCATAAGGAGATGAAAGTTTCGGAGCCTTCGAGAAAGCCTCCTCTTATCCTCTAATGGAATGGATGATAAGGCCTCATTCATTTTACTCATTTTGATTAGTTGATAACCTACCGTGTCTATCGCTTTTTGAAATTTAGAACCCTCACTGGACAACTTCCCTGGCTGATTCACTTTATTATCCTCTCCCAACTTAGATTGCACAG contains:
- a CDS encoding penicillin-binding protein 2, with the protein product MIYNYNNEEKKKQQQTLISRRIQLLFTIVFIFFAALIFRLSIVQIAKGEEYLKIATEKSIQTIPIAAPRGKILDKNGEILVDNKVSYTAVFREEDWMTKDYILYLANQVSPVLQLPVDEVLKKMDTGYNAEGERVIRKDPKFLEKDLKFDLKDYEISILSEQRTVLKGIDVVVKPVRFYREGENRIAVQTIGFVRPYAVAETARATENYYKQRKETYLPNQYVGMDGVEFSYEDILAGQNGAKKLLVNARGTLLEEVSVTKPTPGNNLYLTFDERVQKEAQQFVANYIKELRQRPNAHTDTRQVKNAYAVAIETETGKIAAIVSHPDYDPNVWIRGVDQEVYNDIQFSINNGTIRSAPYDARPKPLKESERHPSSMVPMGSTVKPLTVLMGLNEKIISPYDRWRDPVVYRYGRGTDSITNANRRDLGWLTPQISLQKSSNTYMARIAENLVSKGNSVQTFQRYHHHFGMGIQTGVKLPFESKGLEDYVDTSKRISALAGLVQASFGQQERYTTMQMAQYTATLANKGKRLRPQIVDRIESKDEIKVVEPEVLSEIEIPDLYWKVVIDGMKMVTRPGGTAVVPFQGFPYSVASKTGTSEQDMYVEYEDGKWKKDRRVENATFIAFAPAEKPKLAIAVVVPEGGRGTNSASYIARGLFDIYDKYIGLGDQPRMPPGPVEIEPTTPAQ